The proteins below come from a single Oncorhynchus gorbuscha isolate QuinsamMale2020 ecotype Even-year linkage group LG12, OgorEven_v1.0, whole genome shotgun sequence genomic window:
- the LOC123991426 gene encoding all trans-polyprenyl-diphosphate synthase PDSS1-like: MALPWRHCWRWASGSTSTSLLETICCFNGSSATSLLRGTGTATGSGNGGLSSRTVHTTSLGNSILTRHKSRLLYPTPKPCYCKRIHSDAKLKDPFTLAQKDLNHLYDDIKKELFVSKSELKSICDYYFDGKGKAFRPMIVVLMARACNSHSSRDGDLLPGQRSIAMISEMIHTASLVHDDVIDGSDKRRGKTTVNEVWGERKAILAGDFILSAASVALARIGNNTVMSVLSQVTEDLVRGEFMQLGSKENEKERFKHYLDKTFKKTASLIANSCKAVSILVNSDPEVHEIAFQYGRNVGIAFQLVDDVLDFTACASQLGKPSATDLKLGLATGPVLFACQQFPELHGMILRRFSSSGDVARAWQYVQESEGVDQTNYLAQHYCQEAIRQISLLRPSLERDALIRLTQMVLTRDK; encoded by the exons ATGGCGTTACCGTGGAGGCACTGTTGGAGGTGGGCTTCAGGCTCTACCAGTACGAGTTTACTAGAAACCATATGCTGTTTTAATGGAAGTTCTGCTACCTCGTTGCTCCGAGGAACTGGAACCGCGACTGGCTCGGGAAATGGG GGGCTGTCCTCCAGGACTGTACACACAACCTCACTAGGCAACTCTATTCTGACAAG GCACAAATCAAGGCTGCTTTACCCTACACCGAAGCCTTGTTACTGCAAAAGGATTCACAGCGATGCCAAGTTGAAGGACCCCTTCACTCTCGCCCAAAAAGACTTGAATCATTTGTACGACGATATCAAGAAG GAACTTTTTGTGTCCAAATCAGAGCTCAAGTCCATATGTGACTACTATTTTGACGGGAAGGGCAAGGCTTTCCGACCCATGATAGTGGTGCTAATGGCCCGGGCCTGCAATAGTCACAGCAGCCGAGACGG agatctGCTCCCAGGTCAGCGATCCATAGCTATGATCTCTGAGATGATCCACACTGCCAGCCTGGTCCACGACGACGTCATTGACGGCTCGGACAAGCGCAGGGGGAAGACCACTGTCAACGAAGTGTGGGGCGAGAGAAAG GCCATTTTAGCTGGAGACTTCATCCTCTCGGCAGCCTCCGTGGCTCTGGCCCGTATCGGCAACAACACAGTGATGTCAGTCCTGTCTCAGGTCACGGAGGATCTGGTGCGAG GTGAATTTATGCAGCTGGGCTCCAAAGAGAACGAGAAGGAGAGATTCAAACACTACCTTGACAAGACGTTTAAGAAGACTGCCAGTCTCATCGCCAACAGTTGTAAAGCT GTATCCATTCTGGTGAACTCCGATCCAGAGGTTCATGAAATAGCCTTTCAGTATGGGAGGAACGTTGGCATCGCCTTCCAG CTGGTGGATGATGTGCTTGACTTCACAGCGTGTGCCAGCCAACTAGGAAAGCCTTCAGCTACAGACCTCAAGCTGGGTCTGGCCACCGGACCCGTCCTGTTTGCCTgccaacag ttccctgAGCTGCATGGTATGATCCTGAGGCGGTTCAGCTCCAGTGGAGATGTCGCTCGTGCCTGGCAGTATGTCCAGGAA AGTGAGGGTGTGGATCAGACCAACTACCTGGCCCAGCACTACTGCCAAGAGGCCATCCGGCAGATCAGCTTGCTCAGGCCCTCTCTGGAGCGGGACGCCCTTATCAGGCTCACCCAGATGGTCCTTACCCGTGACAAGTGA